A single genomic interval of Takifugu flavidus isolate HTHZ2018 chromosome 19, ASM371156v2, whole genome shotgun sequence harbors:
- the rbm25b gene encoding RNA-binding protein 25b, with product MSFPPHLNRPLLPPPGIPPQYAGFPSGTPMIPVHVGIMTSAPPVMVPSVPVVSKPPVHNKDFIAAKESESSGPTTTVFVGNISEKASDMLIRQLLAKCGIVLSWKRVQGASGKLQAFGFCEYKEPESTLRALRLLHDLQIGDKNLLVKVDAKTKAQLDEWKAKKKTTNGKAEGGGDDDEEVLDEETKKKDQIVKGAIDGLTREYAAELNAPSQDEDSQRRKRKKEKKEEDDINTIDMEEDKRDLISREISKFRDTHKKLEEEKDKREKERLEFERERKEREKERERERERRDREREKEREREREKERERERDKDRDRRTRDRERDRDWDRDRNLDKSVDRSRSREVSRDREREKKRDQEDEEEAYERRKLERKLRDKEAAYQERLKNWELRERKKARDYAKDSEREDERRREMVKEGKRLKEFLEDYDDERDDPKYYRGSALQKRLRDREKEMEADERDRKREKEELEEIRQRLLDEGHPNPDAELRRMEEEEEERLRQPPIVQEPEPEEERERHRGSRSHRDRRQDQERERERERPAHTDHEVEEGEEEEYDNDEDNPETKPCLKPTMRPITAAPSVSSASGNVSPNTPGEESPCGIIIPHENSPPDALPQEENRPKFGLSLKLGATGSPSQPNAGKRKKLPVDSVFDKFDDEEADEQPRKRKLVPLDYDDDKSLGVDGAGLSNIKGANSEEKRKHIKSLIEKIPTAKPELFAYPLDWSMVDTTLMERRVRPWINKKIIEYIGEEEATLVDFVCSKVMAHSAPQSILDDVAMVLDEEAEVFIVKMWRLLIYETEAKKIGLAK from the exons ATGTCATTCCCCCCACATCTAAACCGGCCGTTGTTGCCCCCTCCTGGGATTCCTCCTCAATATGCCGGCTTCCCATCAG GTACTCCAATGATCCCAGTTCACGTGGGCATCATGACCTCTGCCCCTCCTGTAATGGTGCCCTCTGTGCCAGTGGTCAGTAAGCCCCCGGTCCATAATAAAGATTTTATTGCTGCCAAAGAAAGTGAAAGCAGTGGCCCTACGACAACAGTTTTTGTGGGCAACATCTCAGAAAAAGCCTCTGATATGCTGATTCGACAGCTCCTTGCG aaatgtggAATTGTTCTGAGCTGGAAAAGAGTCCAAGGTGCATCTGGCAAACTTCAAG cCTTCGGGTTTTGTGAGTACAAGGAACCAGAGTCGACGTTGAGAGCGCTGCGCCTACTTCATGACCTGCAGATTGGAGACAAAAATCTCCTGGTGAAGGTGGATGCAAAGACCAAAGCTCAGTTAGATGAATGGAAAGCCAAGAAGAAGACAACAAATGGG aaagctgaaggaggaggagacgatgACGAGGAGGTCCTAGATGAAGAGACAAAGAAGAAGGATCAAATTGTCAAAGGTGCTATTGATGGATTGACGCGGGAATATGCTGCAGAACTCAACGCACCTTCACAGGATGAGGACTCCCAGCGgcgaaagagaaaaaaggagaaaaaggaagag GATGATATTAACACTATTGACATGGAGGAGGACAAGAGGGACCTGATTTCCAGAGAGATTAGTAAATTTCGTGACACTCACAAG AAACTcgaagaagaaaaggacaagagggagaaagagaggctgGAGTTTGAGCGGGAACGGaaggaaagggaaaaagagCGTGAGCGGGAGAGAGAACGGCGGGACCGcgagagggagaaggagcggGAACgggagagggaaaaagagagggaacGGGAGCGAGACAAAGACCGAGATCGCAGGaccagagacagagagcgagacCGAGATTGGGACAGGGACAGAAACCTTGACAAGAGTGTTGATCGCAGTAGATCCAG AGAGGTGAgtcgagacagagagagagagaaaaaacgtgaccaagaagatgaagaggaggcttaTGAACGCAGAAAGCTGGAGAGGAAATTGCGAGACAAGGAAGCAGCATATCAGGAG CGTTTAAAAAACTGGGAGCTCCGGGAGAGGAAGAAGGCCCGAGATTATGCAAAGGACTCGGAACGGGAAGATGAGCGTCGTAGAGAAATG GTTAAAGAGGGTAAACGGTTGAAAGAGTTTCTTGAGGATTATGACGATGAAAGAGATGATCCCAAATACTACAG GGGCAGTGCACTGCAGAAGCGTCTCAGAGACCgagagaaggagatggaggcagaCGAGCGTGACAGGAAGcgggagaaggaggagctggaggagatcagACAGAGGCTGTTAGACGAGGGGCATCCAAATCCAGACGCAGAGCTGCGCAGG atggaagaggaggaggaggagcgtctACGGCAACCTCCAATCGTGCAAGAGCCGGAGCCTGAGGAGGAGCGCGAGCGTCACAGGGGTTCACGAAGCCACCGGGACCGCAGGCAGGATCAAGAACGGGAACGGGAACGGGAACGTCCTGCACACACGGACCacgaggtggaggagggcgaAGAAGAGGAATATGACAACGATGAAGACAACCCTGAAACAAAACCGTGTTTAAAGCCCACAATGCGacccatcacagcagcaccgtcTGTGTCCTCGGCCAGTGGCAATGTGTCTCCCAACACCCCTGGGGAGGAGTCCCCCTGTGGGATCATCATCCCCCATGAAAACTCCCCCCCTGACGCCCTCCCACAGGAGGAGAACCGGCCAAAGTTTGGCCTCAGTCTAAAACTGG GCGCCACAGGAAGTCCCAGTCAGCCCAATGCAGGCAAGAGGAAGAAGCTGCCTGTGGACAGCGTCTTCGACAAGTTCGATGACGAAGAAGCGGATGAGCAGCCTCGTAAGAGGAAGCTGGTGCCGCTGGACTACGATGACGACAAGAGTCTTGGGGTGGACGGAGCCGGCCTGTCCAACATTAAAGGCGCCAACTCTGAGGAGAAGCGCAAACACATCAAGAGCCTGATCGAGAAGATTCCGACAGCAAAGCCTGAGCTGTTCGCTTACCCGCTGGACTGGTCCATGGTCGACACG ACGTTAATGGAACGACGCGTTCGGCCGTGGATCAATAAAAAGATTATTGAATATATCGGAGAAGAGGAGGCGACTTTAGTGGACTTTGTCTGCTCTAAG GTGATGGCTCACAGTGCACCACAGAGCATCTTAGATGACGTTGCCATG GTCCTCGACGAAGAAGCCGAAGTGTTTATCGTGAAGATGTGGAGGTTACTTATCTACGAAACCGAAGCTAAGAAGATCGGACTGGCGAAATAA